A single region of the Streptomyces virginiae genome encodes:
- a CDS encoding phytoene desaturase family protein — translation MTTFGRDVYDDVIVGGGHNGLVAAAYLARAGRSVLVLERLGNTGGAAISSRPFVGVDARLSRYSYLVSLLPSKIVRDLDLRFAVRRRTISSYTPTERGGRPGGLLVGGGEQRTRESFARLTGSEREYENWRAFYGTTGRVAEKVFPTLTEPLPTRAELRARIDDEAAWRMLFEEPLGQAVERNFADDLVRGVVLTDGLIGTFADAHDPSLAQNRCFLYHVIGGGTGDWDVPVGGMGALTDALAAAARAAGAEIATGHEVLRIDTDGVAPAEVVFRTAAGEGRVVGRTVLVNASPKALAELLGETPPAGAAAAPEGAQLKVNMLLRRLPRLRDTSVDPSEAFGGTFHIAEGYAELARAYAEAASGELPSVPPSEIYCHSLTDPTILGPELVEQGYQTLTLFGLHAPARLFEKDNQQAREVLLTATLAQLDAHLAEPLTDCLAFDADGRPCIEAKTPLDLERELRLPGGHIFHRDLSWPYADQGGRWGVETAHRNVLLCGAGAVRGGGVSGVPGHNAAMAVLGH, via the coding sequence ATGACGACCTTCGGGCGGGACGTGTACGACGACGTGATCGTGGGCGGTGGGCACAACGGCCTGGTGGCCGCCGCGTACCTGGCTCGGGCCGGCCGCTCGGTGCTGGTCCTGGAACGGCTCGGGAACACGGGCGGGGCGGCGATCTCCAGCCGTCCCTTCGTGGGCGTCGACGCCAGACTCTCGCGCTACTCCTACCTCGTCTCCCTCCTCCCGTCGAAGATCGTGCGCGATCTCGACCTGCGGTTCGCGGTACGCCGCCGGACGATCTCCTCGTACACGCCCACCGAGCGCGGCGGGCGGCCCGGCGGACTGCTCGTCGGCGGCGGCGAGCAGCGCACCCGGGAGTCCTTCGCGCGGCTGACCGGCTCGGAGCGGGAGTACGAGAACTGGCGCGCCTTCTACGGGACCACCGGGCGGGTCGCGGAGAAGGTGTTCCCGACCTTGACGGAGCCGCTGCCCACACGGGCGGAGCTGCGGGCCCGGATCGACGACGAGGCCGCCTGGCGGATGCTCTTCGAGGAACCCCTCGGGCAGGCCGTGGAACGGAACTTCGCCGACGACCTGGTCCGCGGCGTGGTCCTCACGGACGGGCTGATCGGCACCTTCGCGGACGCCCACGACCCCTCCCTCGCGCAGAACCGCTGCTTCCTCTACCACGTCATCGGCGGCGGCACCGGCGACTGGGACGTGCCCGTCGGCGGCATGGGCGCGCTGACGGACGCCCTCGCGGCGGCGGCCCGGGCGGCCGGAGCCGAGATCGCGACCGGCCACGAGGTGCTGCGGATCGACACGGACGGGGTCGCCCCGGCCGAGGTGGTGTTCCGCACGGCGGCCGGGGAGGGCCGGGTCGTCGGCCGTACCGTCCTGGTGAACGCCTCGCCGAAGGCCCTGGCCGAACTCCTCGGCGAGACCCCGCCCGCAGGCGCGGCCGCGGCCCCGGAGGGCGCCCAGCTGAAGGTCAACATGCTGCTGCGCCGCCTGCCCCGGCTCCGGGACACCTCGGTGGACCCGAGCGAGGCCTTCGGCGGCACGTTCCACATCGCCGAGGGCTACGCCGAGCTCGCCCGAGCCTACGCGGAGGCCGCCTCCGGCGAACTGCCCTCCGTACCGCCCTCGGAGATCTACTGCCACTCGCTGACCGACCCGACGATCCTCGGCCCGGAACTGGTGGAGCAGGGCTACCAGACCCTCACCCTCTTCGGCCTGCACGCCCCGGCCCGGCTCTTCGAGAAGGACAACCAGCAGGCCCGCGAGGTGCTCCTGACGGCCACCCTCGCGCAGCTCGACGCGCACCTCGCCGAACCGCTTACCGACTGCCTCGCCTTCGACGCGGACGGCCGCCCGTGCATCGAGGCGAAGACCCCGCTGGACCTGGAACGCGAACTGCGGCTGCCCGGCGGCCACATCTTCCACCGCGACCTGTCCTGGCCGTACGCCGACCAGGGCGGCCGGTGGGGCGTGGAGACCGCCCACCGCAATGTCCTGCTGTGCGGGGCGGGCGCGGTCCGCGGCGGCGGCGTCAGCGGGGTCCCCGGGCACAACGCGGCGATGGCGGTACTCGGGCACTAG
- a CDS encoding PPOX class F420-dependent oxidoreductase yields the protein MSAALSDDLKKLIDDSPVFATVATIQPDGSPQLSITWLTRDGDDLLVSTTVGRRKEKNLRADPRVTVMINPADAPYSYAEVRGTAHLTTEGGQELIDALSRKYTGKAYADFNPASKEDAQRVVVRVTPRKVVGSI from the coding sequence GTGTCCGCCGCACTCTCCGACGACCTGAAGAAGCTCATCGACGACAGCCCGGTCTTCGCGACCGTGGCCACGATCCAGCCGGACGGCAGCCCGCAGCTGTCGATCACCTGGCTCACCCGGGACGGCGACGACCTGTTGGTCTCCACGACGGTCGGCCGCCGCAAGGAGAAGAACCTGCGCGCGGACCCGCGGGTCACCGTCATGATCAACCCGGCGGACGCGCCCTACTCCTACGCCGAGGTCCGCGGCACGGCCCACCTGACCACGGAGGGCGGGCAGGAGCTGATCGACGCGCTGTCGCGCAAGTACACGGGCAAGGCCTACGCCGACTTCAACCCGGCGTCGAAGGAGGACGCCCAGCGCGTCGTCGTGCGCGTCACCCCGCGCAAGGTCGTCGGCTCGATCTGA
- a CDS encoding glycoside hydrolase family 15 protein, with product MRPYPPIAEHGLIGDLQTCALVSSEGVLNWFCSPRFDSPSVFAGLLDHDHGGYFAITADTPAAEGGPENAGVVTRQLYLADTAVLITRFLTRDGVGEVVDFMPVDDPHTATDRHRVVRVLRVVRGSVRFALECRPRFDYGRAPHALVLDGPAARFEAPGTTAHLHAVGHVTLEADGSDVRSTVTLSAGERAAVVLTVCDAGGEPPRPPTPDDLVEEFAAVRRYWHDWIGHCTYRGRWQQIVNRSAITLKLMTYAPTGAPIAAATMGLPEEEGGERNWDYRYTWIRDASLAVRAMLDLGFADEADAFRGWLQRRIMDGAAPNGEPLQIMYRVDGDPYLSEETLGHLAGWRGSAPVRAGNGAAGQLQLDIYGEAVYALVQAGRSGESAGYDGWQHFAEVLDWLCDSWDRPDEGIWETRGGRQDFTYSRVMCWVALDRGIRQATALARPADVPRWTAARDAILRQIMTRGWSAERRAFVQHYDTTVLDASLLMMPLVGFISPKDPRWLSTLEAMDGELVSDSLVYRYDPAASPDGLRGSEGTFSLCSFLYVYALARAGEVEQARYAFDKMLTYANHVGLFAEEIGPRGEQLGNFPQAFTHLALIVAALALDTELDKE from the coding sequence ATGCGTCCCTATCCGCCCATCGCCGAGCACGGACTGATCGGGGACCTCCAGACGTGCGCGCTGGTCTCCTCCGAGGGCGTGCTGAACTGGTTCTGCTCGCCCCGTTTCGACTCACCCAGCGTCTTCGCCGGGCTGCTCGACCACGACCACGGCGGATACTTCGCCATCACCGCGGACACCCCCGCCGCCGAAGGCGGGCCCGAGAACGCCGGAGTCGTCACCCGCCAGCTCTACCTCGCCGACACGGCCGTCCTGATCACCCGGTTCCTCACGCGGGACGGCGTGGGGGAGGTGGTCGACTTCATGCCCGTCGACGACCCGCACACCGCCACCGACCGGCACCGGGTGGTACGGGTGCTGCGCGTGGTACGAGGTTCCGTGCGCTTCGCGCTGGAGTGCCGGCCGCGCTTCGACTACGGGCGCGCCCCCCACGCCCTCGTCCTGGACGGCCCGGCCGCGCGCTTCGAGGCGCCGGGCACCACCGCCCACCTGCACGCCGTCGGCCACGTCACGCTGGAGGCCGACGGCAGCGACGTACGGTCCACGGTGACGCTGTCGGCCGGTGAACGCGCGGCCGTCGTCCTGACGGTCTGCGACGCGGGCGGCGAGCCGCCCCGGCCGCCGACCCCCGACGACCTGGTGGAGGAGTTCGCCGCCGTGCGCCGCTACTGGCACGACTGGATCGGGCACTGCACCTACCGGGGCCGCTGGCAACAGATCGTCAACCGCTCCGCCATCACCCTCAAGCTCATGACGTACGCGCCCACCGGCGCGCCGATCGCCGCCGCGACCATGGGCCTGCCCGAGGAGGAGGGCGGCGAACGCAACTGGGACTACCGCTACACCTGGATCCGCGACGCCTCCCTGGCCGTGCGCGCCATGCTCGACCTCGGGTTCGCCGACGAGGCCGACGCCTTCCGCGGCTGGCTCCAGAGACGGATCATGGACGGCGCCGCCCCCAACGGCGAGCCGCTGCAGATCATGTACCGCGTGGACGGGGATCCGTACCTGTCCGAGGAGACCCTCGGCCATCTCGCGGGGTGGCGCGGCTCGGCCCCGGTGCGCGCGGGCAACGGCGCCGCCGGACAGCTGCAGTTGGACATCTACGGCGAGGCGGTCTACGCGCTGGTCCAGGCGGGCCGGTCCGGCGAGTCGGCCGGCTACGACGGCTGGCAGCACTTCGCCGAGGTCCTGGACTGGCTGTGCGACAGCTGGGACCGTCCCGACGAGGGCATCTGGGAGACCCGAGGCGGGCGGCAGGACTTCACCTACAGCCGCGTCATGTGCTGGGTCGCCCTGGACCGCGGCATCCGCCAGGCCACCGCCCTCGCCCGCCCGGCCGACGTCCCCCGATGGACCGCCGCCCGGGACGCCATCCTGCGCCAGATCATGACCCGCGGCTGGAGCGCGGAGCGTCGGGCGTTCGTCCAGCACTACGACACCACCGTCCTGGACGCCTCCCTGCTGATGATGCCGCTGGTCGGCTTCATCTCCCCGAAGGATCCGCGCTGGCTGTCCACCCTGGAGGCCATGGACGGCGAACTCGTCTCCGACAGCCTCGTCTACCGCTACGACCCCGCCGCCTCGCCCGACGGCCTACGGGGCTCGGAAGGCACCTTCTCCCTGTGCAGCTTCCTCTACGTCTACGCCCTCGCCCGGGCCGGCGAGGTCGAGCAGGCCCGTTACGCCTTCGACAAGATGCTCACCTACGCCAACCACGTGGGGCTCTTCGCGGAGGAGATCGGGCCCAGGGGCGAGCAGTTGGGCAACTTCCCGCAGGCTTTCACCCACCTCGCCCTGATCGTCGCGGCCCTCGCCCTCGACACGGAGCTCGACAAGGAGTGA
- a CDS encoding nitroreductase family deazaflavin-dependent oxidoreductase codes for MTTDIDWDHPTDPKEGTWQLDHVKLYAGSGGSEGQYWNGTQTLLLTTLGRVSGKPVRTPLIYGEADGDYLVVASKGGDPAHPLWYRNLSEHPTVRIQVGTKIMQGTARTATPEERAAYWPVMVGHWPAYDEYQTKTDREIPIVVIEPTG; via the coding sequence ATGACGACCGACATCGACTGGGACCACCCGACCGACCCCAAGGAGGGCACCTGGCAGCTGGACCACGTCAAGCTCTACGCGGGCTCGGGCGGCTCGGAGGGCCAGTACTGGAACGGCACCCAGACCCTCCTGCTGACCACCCTGGGCCGGGTGTCCGGCAAGCCCGTGCGGACCCCGCTCATCTACGGCGAGGCCGACGGCGATTACCTGGTCGTCGCGTCCAAGGGCGGCGACCCCGCGCACCCGCTCTGGTACCGCAACCTCTCCGAGCACCCCACGGTCCGCATCCAGGTCGGCACGAAGATCATGCAGGGGACGGCGCGTACCGCCACCCCCGAGGAACGTGCCGCGTACTGGCCGGTGATGGTCGGGCACTGGCCCGCGTACGACGAGTACCAGACCAAGACGGACCGCGAGATCCCCATCGTCGTCATCGAACCCACCGGATGA
- a CDS encoding serine/threonine-protein kinase, whose translation MAESRLIQGRYRSLDLIGRGGMGEVWRARDESLGRQVAVKCLKPIGAEQDAHFTQVLRERFRREARVAASLQHRGVTVVHDFGDDSAAGGPLYLVMELLEGRNLSQLLEDNDTRPLPVDVVVDIAEQMAAALGYTHDQGVVHRDLKPANIMRLTDGTVKICDFGIARLAHDIGFTAKLTGGGMAMGTPHYMSPEQIAGGEVDHRSDLYSFGCVLYEIATGAPPFDLGDSWSVLVGHRDNAPVPLREHRPELPGYFDEVVLDLLAKRPEDRPGDARHVHRRLVEARLGPGGLPGAQAPLPPWARGMTAGRKAGIDARPASGEWAVLTGAWTAARPAGRSPVPRPRGEYPPVHPGTTTIVRPAPAEDPRLTAAYGFPRPTGPRGSGPDALAAGHARAYALSREGRPAEALAGYTAVAEGRTRILGADHADTLAARQETAYELGRLGRHQEAHDVYRAVLVARERTMGPLHPDTLRCRHNLACALGALGRFEDAHAIAAEVAADRAAVLGAEHADTLLTRYEAAYALGRLDRWQEALVAFHEVGLVRERVLGRDHPDTLAARYEIGIALGRTGRSAQALDLFRALVRDRTRAYGVTDPETLRARHVLGVNLGRLERWEEAVAEARQVGALRAEVLGPEHPDTLVSRRELAGGLGRLGRWDEALPIYRDLSGIRERSLGDEHPDTVLAHADEAHCLERLGQVCYQEP comes from the coding sequence ATGGCGGAGTCCAGACTGATCCAGGGCCGGTACCGGTCGCTCGATCTGATCGGGCGCGGCGGCATGGGCGAGGTATGGCGCGCCCGGGACGAATCGCTGGGCCGACAGGTCGCCGTGAAGTGCCTCAAGCCGATCGGCGCCGAGCAGGACGCCCACTTCACCCAGGTGCTCCGCGAGCGGTTCCGGCGCGAGGCGCGCGTGGCCGCCTCCCTCCAGCACCGCGGGGTCACCGTCGTCCACGACTTCGGTGACGACAGCGCCGCCGGCGGCCCCCTGTACCTCGTCATGGAGCTCCTGGAAGGCCGCAATCTCAGCCAGCTGCTGGAGGACAACGACACCCGCCCGCTCCCCGTGGACGTCGTCGTCGACATCGCCGAGCAGATGGCCGCCGCCCTCGGCTACACCCACGACCAAGGCGTAGTCCACCGCGACCTGAAGCCCGCCAACATCATGCGGCTCACCGACGGCACCGTGAAGATCTGCGACTTCGGCATCGCCCGCCTCGCCCACGACATCGGCTTCACCGCCAAGCTCACCGGCGGCGGCATGGCCATGGGCACCCCGCACTACATGTCGCCCGAACAGATCGCGGGCGGCGAGGTCGACCACCGCAGCGACCTCTACTCCTTCGGCTGCGTCCTGTACGAGATCGCCACCGGTGCCCCGCCCTTCGACCTCGGCGACTCCTGGTCGGTGCTGGTGGGCCACCGCGACAACGCGCCCGTACCGCTGCGCGAGCACCGCCCCGAGCTGCCCGGCTACTTCGACGAGGTGGTCCTCGACCTGCTCGCCAAGCGCCCCGAGGACCGGCCGGGCGACGCCCGCCACGTGCACCGCCGGCTCGTCGAGGCACGGCTGGGACCGGGCGGGCTGCCCGGCGCCCAGGCCCCGCTCCCGCCCTGGGCCCGCGGGATGACCGCCGGGCGCAAGGCCGGGATCGACGCCCGGCCCGCGAGCGGCGAATGGGCCGTGCTCACCGGAGCCTGGACGGCCGCGCGCCCCGCCGGTCGGTCGCCGGTGCCGCGCCCGCGCGGCGAGTACCCCCCGGTCCACCCCGGCACCACCACCATCGTGCGACCCGCGCCCGCCGAGGACCCGCGGCTCACCGCCGCGTACGGCTTCCCGCGCCCCACCGGCCCGCGCGGCAGCGGCCCCGACGCGCTCGCCGCCGGGCACGCGCGCGCGTACGCCCTCAGCCGCGAGGGTCGGCCCGCGGAGGCGCTCGCCGGGTACACGGCCGTCGCCGAGGGGCGCACCCGGATCCTCGGCGCCGATCACGCCGACACCCTCGCGGCGCGCCAGGAGACGGCGTACGAACTGGGCCGGCTCGGCCGCCACCAGGAGGCGCACGACGTCTACCGCGCGGTGCTCGTCGCCCGCGAGCGCACGATGGGCCCGCTCCACCCCGACACCCTGCGCTGCCGGCACAACCTGGCCTGCGCGCTGGGCGCCCTGGGCCGGTTCGAGGACGCCCACGCCATCGCCGCGGAGGTCGCCGCCGACCGGGCGGCCGTCCTGGGCGCCGAGCACGCGGACACCCTGCTGACCCGGTACGAGGCGGCGTACGCGCTCGGCCGCCTGGACCGCTGGCAGGAAGCCCTGGTCGCCTTCCACGAGGTCGGCCTCGTACGGGAACGGGTGCTCGGCCGCGACCACCCCGACACCCTGGCCGCCCGCTACGAGATCGGCATCGCCCTCGGCCGCACCGGGAGGAGCGCCCAGGCCCTCGACCTGTTCCGGGCCCTGGTCCGCGACCGCACCCGCGCCTACGGGGTCACCGACCCCGAGACGTTGCGCGCCCGGCACGTCCTCGGGGTCAACCTGGGCCGTCTGGAGCGGTGGGAGGAAGCGGTGGCCGAGGCCCGTCAGGTGGGCGCCCTACGGGCCGAGGTGCTCGGCCCCGAGCACCCGGACACCCTGGTCAGCCGCCGGGAACTGGCCGGCGGGCTGGGTCGGCTGGGCCGGTGGGACGAGGCGCTGCCCATCTACCGCGACCTCTCCGGAATCCGCGAACGGTCCCTCGGCGACGAGCATCCCGACACGGTCCTGGCCCACGCCGACGAGGCACACTGTCTGGAGCGGCTCGGCCAGGTGTGCTACCAAGAGCCATGA
- a CDS encoding SDR family NAD(P)-dependent oxidoreductase: MTEQTIALVTGANKGIGYEIAAGLGALGWRIGVGARDQQRRDTAVEKLRAAGIDAFGVPLDVADDASVAAAAELIADRVGRLDVLVNNAAITGGSPQTPTTVDPATVRAVMETNVIGVIRVTNAMLPLLRGSTSPRIVNMSSSVGSLTLQTTPGIDMGPVPTAYLASKTFLNAVTVQYAKELRDTDILINSGCPGFTATDLNGFQGVRTPQQGAAIAIHLATLPDDGPTGGFFDDAGTVSW, from the coding sequence ATGACTGAACAGACGATCGCGCTGGTGACCGGCGCGAACAAAGGAATCGGATACGAGATCGCGGCGGGCCTGGGCGCCCTCGGCTGGCGCATCGGCGTGGGCGCGCGGGATCAACAGCGCCGCGACACCGCGGTGGAGAAGCTGCGCGCGGCAGGGATCGACGCTTTCGGCGTCCCGCTCGACGTGGCGGACGACGCGAGTGTGGCCGCCGCGGCCGAGCTGATCGCCGACCGCGTCGGAAGGCTGGACGTCCTGGTCAACAACGCAGCGATCACCGGTGGTTCGCCGCAGACGCCCACCACGGTCGATCCCGCGACGGTACGAGCCGTCATGGAGACCAACGTGATCGGGGTCATCCGCGTCACCAACGCGATGCTGCCCCTGCTGCGCGGTTCGACATCGCCGCGGATCGTGAACATGTCCAGCAGCGTCGGCTCGCTCACCCTGCAGACCACGCCCGGCATCGACATGGGCCCGGTTCCCACCGCGTACTTGGCGTCGAAGACCTTCCTCAACGCCGTCACCGTCCAATACGCCAAGGAGCTGAGGGACACCGACATCCTGATCAACTCCGGTTGTCCCGGCTTCACCGCCACCGACCTCAACGGCTTCCAGGGCGTCCGCACCCCCCAGCAGGGCGCGGCGATCGCGATCCACCTCGCGACCCTGCCCGACGACGGGCCGACCGGCGGATTCTTCGACGACGCCGGAACCGTGTCCTGGTGA
- a CDS encoding TOBE domain-containing protein, with the protein MQLYTIGEAAQLLRVSTDTARRWADAGRFPTLREGNKRMVEGVHLAAFCVALAQEAAEGDGESTTSARNALPGIVTAVTLGEVSAQVEMQAGPHRVVSLLTREAVEELGLAVGVRAVARVKSTSVHIDLD; encoded by the coding sequence GTGCAGCTCTACACGATCGGCGAGGCCGCCCAACTCCTCCGCGTCAGCACCGACACCGCGCGCCGCTGGGCGGACGCGGGTCGTTTCCCGACCCTGCGGGAGGGCAACAAGCGGATGGTCGAGGGCGTGCATCTGGCCGCCTTCTGCGTGGCGCTCGCCCAGGAGGCGGCCGAGGGGGACGGCGAGTCCACGACGTCGGCGCGCAACGCGCTGCCCGGGATCGTGACGGCGGTGACGCTCGGCGAGGTCTCCGCCCAGGTCGAGATGCAGGCCGGTCCGCACCGCGTGGTCTCCCTGCTGACCCGCGAGGCGGTCGAGGAGCTCGGGCTCGCGGTCGGCGTGCGGGCCGTCGCCCGGGTGAAGTCCACCAGCGTCCACATCGACCTCGACTGA
- a CDS encoding FAD-dependent monooxygenase translates to MSTVQRHAVVAGAGIGGLTAALALHRQGWRVTVCERAAGPTAVGAGIVLAPNALRAFDTIGFDITRAAGRAVPAAMGLRRPDGRWLSRADTAALAARFGGPPLALHRSALADALAAALPTNAIRYGVAVTSVDDADGSPVVRTDAGDLDGADLVVAADGIHSPLRRHYFPDHPGLRHSGETAWRTVLPAAAHLAGTATAETWGRGERFGVVPLADGRTYLYATAVAPAGHRPADVRAELLRRYGTWHDPIPALLDRIDPAAVLQHDLYDLAAPLPHFHHGRLAWLGDAAHAMTPNLGQGGCQAVEDAAVLGHLLADAGPAEVPAALAAYSAARCARTDAIRVRARRAGRVAALRHPLAVAVRDLAVRATPAHVTARAMAALFDGFALPDGMDTVPKGVGARW, encoded by the coding sequence ATGTCGACAGTTCAGCGTCACGCGGTCGTGGCAGGCGCGGGGATCGGCGGGCTCACCGCCGCCCTGGCCCTGCACCGCCAGGGTTGGCGGGTCACCGTGTGCGAGCGGGCGGCCGGGCCGACCGCCGTCGGCGCCGGGATCGTGCTCGCCCCCAACGCCCTGCGCGCCTTCGACACCATCGGCTTCGACATCACCCGCGCGGCGGGCCGCGCCGTCCCCGCCGCGATGGGCCTGCGCCGCCCGGACGGCCGCTGGCTCAGCCGCGCCGACACCGCAGCCCTGGCCGCCCGCTTCGGCGGCCCGCCGCTCGCCCTGCACCGCTCGGCCCTCGCCGACGCCCTGGCCGCCGCCCTCCCCACCAACGCGATCCGCTACGGCGTCGCCGTCACCTCCGTCGACGACGCCGACGGCTCCCCCGTGGTCCGCACCGACGCCGGCGACCTCGACGGCGCCGACCTCGTCGTCGCCGCCGACGGCATCCACAGCCCGCTGCGCCGCCACTACTTCCCCGACCACCCCGGCCTGCGCCACAGCGGCGAGACCGCCTGGCGCACGGTCCTGCCGGCCGCCGCACACCTCGCCGGAACGGCGACCGCCGAGACCTGGGGCCGCGGCGAGCGCTTCGGTGTGGTCCCGCTCGCCGACGGCCGGACCTACCTCTACGCCACCGCCGTCGCCCCCGCGGGCCACCGTCCCGCCGACGTCCGCGCCGAACTCCTGCGCCGCTACGGCACCTGGCACGACCCGATCCCGGCCCTGCTGGACCGGATCGACCCGGCGGCCGTGCTCCAGCACGACCTGTACGACCTGGCCGCGCCGCTCCCCCACTTCCATCACGGACGCCTGGCCTGGCTCGGCGACGCCGCCCACGCCATGACCCCCAACCTGGGTCAGGGCGGCTGCCAGGCCGTCGAGGACGCCGCGGTCCTCGGCCACCTGCTGGCCGACGCCGGCCCCGCGGAGGTCCCGGCCGCCCTCGCCGCCTACAGCGCGGCCCGTTGCGCCCGCACCGACGCCATCCGCGTCCGCGCCCGCCGGGCCGGGCGGGTCGCCGCACTCCGCCACCCCCTCGCCGTGGCCGTCCGCGACCTCGCCGTCCGGGCCACCCCGGCCCATGTCACCGCCCGGGCGATGGCTGCGCTGTTCGACGGATTCGCGCTCCCGGACGGAATGGACACCGTGCCCAAGGGCGTTGGTGCTCGTTGGTGA
- a CDS encoding oxygenase MpaB family protein, translating into MGTTVTGPRPGADPGLYGPSSVTWQCHGDPMMWIAGLRALYLQALHPRAVRGVMENSDFRRDAWGRLLRTADFVGTLTYGTTEAAEHAGLRVRTIHRKLSATDPDTGARFPVDDPELLLWIHCAQIDSFLHVLRRSGVRLTPAQADRYVDENRVSARLVGLDPATVPADTAGLAAYFEAIRPELAAGPDALAVDDFLRGPPVPALLVRGRNLLWPAIAGLAYGSLPGWAHQLYGRPAPAPRSVTRRLRLTGRVLRSIPAGLRWQLPPGHILKAMRRMGPGSRPSPYTLRTSAAILDRPGRA; encoded by the coding sequence ATGGGGACCACCGTGACCGGACCGCGCCCCGGCGCCGACCCGGGGCTGTACGGCCCGTCGTCCGTCACCTGGCAGTGCCACGGCGACCCGATGATGTGGATCGCCGGACTCCGCGCGCTCTACCTCCAGGCCCTCCACCCGCGCGCCGTCCGCGGGGTCATGGAGAACTCCGACTTCCGGCGGGACGCCTGGGGACGGCTGCTGCGCACCGCCGACTTCGTCGGCACCCTCACCTACGGCACCACCGAGGCCGCCGAGCACGCCGGCCTCCGCGTCCGCACGATCCACCGCAAACTGTCCGCCACCGATCCGGACACCGGCGCACGCTTCCCCGTGGACGACCCCGAGCTGCTGCTGTGGATCCACTGCGCGCAGATCGACAGCTTCCTGCACGTCCTGCGCCGCTCCGGCGTCCGCCTCACCCCCGCCCAGGCCGACCGCTACGTCGACGAGAACCGGGTGAGCGCCCGCCTCGTCGGGCTCGACCCGGCCACGGTCCCCGCCGACACCGCCGGGCTCGCCGCGTACTTCGAGGCGATCCGCCCCGAACTCGCCGCCGGCCCCGATGCCCTCGCCGTGGACGACTTCCTGCGCGGCCCGCCCGTCCCTGCCCTTCTCGTACGTGGCCGAAACCTGCTGTGGCCGGCGATTGCCGGCCTGGCGTACGGTTCCCTCCCGGGCTGGGCGCACCAGCTGTACGGGCGGCCCGCACCGGCCCCGCGCAGCGTCACCCGACGCCTGCGCCTCACCGGGCGCGTACTGCGCAGCATTCCCGCAGGTCTACGCTGGCAGCTGCCTCCAGGTCACATCTTGAAAGCGATGCGTCGCATGGGCCCCGGGAGCCGCCCCTCGCCGTACACACTGCGTACATCAGCGGCCATACTGGACCGGCCGGGGAGGGCGTAG
- a CDS encoding LysR family transcriptional regulator, with protein sequence METRELRYFVAVAEELHFGRAAQRLTMAQPPLSRAIQQLERRLGVVLLHRTARAVSLTEAGSVLLREARAALAAVEAAERRTRRAAAERPGVVLATKAGAARELLSKLLDAYAAEPGAVAVEVVLCGPGEQEGLLRDGRADVALLQRPFDTTAGLDTEELHAEQQVVVLPAGHPLADRPHVSMAEVTSLPDLPLPRWPRRDGGCSDGPGPQVRDHTQLFQLIALGRACAVVPESLRAHLRDDHATVPVVDAPTVTTVIAWPPHSRSKAVADLVRAATRL encoded by the coding sequence GTGGAGACGCGGGAGTTGCGATACTTCGTCGCCGTCGCGGAGGAGTTGCACTTCGGGCGGGCGGCGCAGCGGCTCACCATGGCGCAACCACCTCTGTCACGGGCGATCCAGCAGTTGGAGCGGCGCCTCGGAGTGGTTCTGCTGCACCGCACCGCTCGCGCGGTCTCCTTGACCGAGGCCGGGTCGGTGCTTCTGCGAGAGGCCCGGGCCGCGCTCGCCGCGGTCGAAGCCGCCGAGCGCCGCACCCGCCGCGCGGCCGCCGAACGGCCCGGTGTGGTGCTGGCCACGAAAGCCGGAGCGGCCCGCGAACTGTTGTCGAAGCTGCTGGACGCCTACGCCGCCGAGCCCGGCGCGGTCGCCGTCGAGGTGGTGCTGTGCGGGCCCGGCGAGCAGGAAGGGCTGCTGCGCGACGGGCGGGCCGACGTCGCGCTGCTCCAGCGGCCCTTCGACACGACGGCCGGACTCGACACCGAGGAACTGCACGCCGAACAGCAGGTCGTGGTCCTGCCCGCGGGGCACCCGTTGGCCGACCGACCCCATGTGTCGATGGCCGAGGTCACCTCCCTGCCGGACCTGCCCCTGCCGCGCTGGCCTCGACGGGACGGGGGCTGTTCGGACGGACCTGGCCCGCAGGTGCGCGACCACACCCAGCTGTTCCAGCTGATCGCGCTCGGACGGGCCTGCGCGGTCGTGCCCGAGTCCCTCCGAGCCCACCTGCGCGACGACCACGCGACGGTGCCGGTGGTGGACGCACCGACGGTCACGACCGTCATCGCCTGGCCACCGCACAGCAGATCCAAGGCCGTCGCCGACCTGGTCCGCGCCGCGACGCGTCTCTGA